From the Rhinatrema bivittatum chromosome 7, aRhiBiv1.1, whole genome shotgun sequence genome, one window contains:
- the CHCHD1 gene encoding coiled-coil-helix-coiled-coil-helix domain-containing protein 1, with the protein MAKSGAELQAYLYCLVSRRLGKPVLRPSRPLVLADKVANRKARLGEATCLTEMSLMMACWKQNNFSDAACVKEIQSFFDCNAKAQAEHRATRLSESGRLPPKQVNKLLKMFPNIRHEI; encoded by the exons ATGGCGAAGTCGGGTGCCGAGCTGCAGGCTTATCTCTACTGCCTGGTTAGTCGGCGGCTGGGAAAGCCCGTGCTGAGGCCTAGCCGGCCGCTGGTCCTGGCGGACAAGGTGGCGAACCGGAAAGCGCGGCTGGGAG AGGCTACATGTCTCACTGAAATGTCACTGATGATGGCATGCTGGAAGCAGAACAATTTCAGCGATGCAGCTTGTGTCAAAGAAATCCAGTCTTTCTTTGATTGTAATGCTAAAGCCCAG GCAGAGCACAGGGCTACAAGATTAAGTGAGTCAGGACGCCTACCACCAAAACAAGTTAACAAACTGCTGAAGATGTTTCCAAACATCCGCCATGAGATTTAA